The proteins below come from a single Oxobacter pfennigii genomic window:
- a CDS encoding N-acetylmuramoyl-L-alanine amidase family protein yields MKICIDAGHGGKTPGAQGKKTLEKYINLELALKLRDELVKNGIEVIMTRTTDVYIELKERCDIANKNKCDYFISIHCNSFTDTSVSGTETYYYNGSKEGMELARAIQNAAVQYSKNKDRGIKTASYYVLVYTAMPAVLLETAFISNENEENMLMDKTWQEGFVKNISSAILNYLGIKPNDGTIPEEPGSSGRELSDEDRQKAIEELERMLELMTQSVNKLKDIIR; encoded by the coding sequence ATGAAAATATGTATAGATGCAGGCCATGGAGGCAAGACACCCGGTGCCCAGGGAAAGAAAACCCTGGAAAAGTATATAAACCTTGAACTGGCATTGAAATTGAGAGATGAGCTTGTAAAAAACGGGATAGAAGTCATTATGACCAGGACAACGGATGTATATATTGAACTGAAGGAAAGATGTGATATAGCAAACAAGAACAAGTGCGATTATTTTATAAGCATACACTGCAACAGCTTTACAGATACATCCGTATCGGGCACCGAAACCTACTATTATAATGGAAGCAAAGAAGGTATGGAGTTGGCCCGGGCTATACAGAATGCAGCCGTCCAATACAGCAAAAATAAAGACAGAGGCATAAAGACTGCCAGTTACTATGTGCTTGTATATACTGCCATGCCTGCAGTACTACTGGAGACTGCCTTTATATCCAATGAGAATGAAGAGAATATGTTAATGGATAAAACTTGGCAGGAAGGCTTTGTAAAAAATATTTCCTCAGCTATATTAAACTATCTTGGGATTAAGCCCAATGATGGCACAATCCCGGAGGAGCCAGGGTCATCAGGAAGGGAATTAAGTGATGAAGACCGCCAAAAAGCCATTGAAGAGCTTGAAAGAATGCTGGAGCTTATGACTCAATCGGTAAATAAGCTGAAAGACATAATAAGATAA
- a CDS encoding DNRLRE domain-containing protein, protein MPIININPTDDVYIAEFFPTTNFASVPVLFIGEYLQEDGLPDAYRSLLKFDLSAIPPLTAIVSATLNLFVGRKDKTDAQLSPQPATIFRNLDDFSELTVTWNTQPAVAPTGISRNITDADLLTYISIDITPIVRAWFFGVAPNFGIEIRGIEDINDTIIAFTANGTPTPPFLQIDFESIVGPTGATGATGATGATGATGATGATGATGATGATGATGATGATGATGATGATGATGATGATGATGATGATGATGATGATGATGATGATGDTGATGATGATGDTGATGATGDTGATGATGDTGATGATGDTGATGATGDTGATGPTGDTGATGDTGATGATGDTGATGATGDTGATGDTGATGATGDTGATGATGDTGATGATGDTGATGATGDTGATGATGDTGATGATGDTGATGATGDTGPTGPTGDTGATGATGPTGDTGATGATGDTGPTGPTGDTGATGATGPTGDTGATGATGATGDTGATGATGATGATGDTGPTGPTGP, encoded by the coding sequence ATGCCGATAATTAATATCAATCCTACCGATGATGTCTATATAGCAGAATTTTTTCCTACGACTAATTTTGCGTCTGTACCTGTACTGTTTATCGGTGAGTATTTACAGGAAGATGGACTGCCTGATGCTTACAGGAGTCTTCTGAAATTTGATCTGTCAGCAATACCGCCGCTAACTGCCATAGTAAGTGCAACACTAAATCTTTTCGTAGGAAGAAAGGATAAGACTGATGCCCAGCTTAGCCCACAACCGGCAACCATATTCAGGAATCTTGATGATTTTAGTGAATTGACTGTCACATGGAATACTCAACCGGCAGTGGCTCCGACGGGTATTTCCAGAAATATAACGGATGCAGACCTGCTAACTTATATAAGTATTGACATTACTCCAATTGTAAGAGCATGGTTCTTCGGAGTGGCTCCTAATTTTGGAATTGAAATACGCGGTATAGAGGATATAAACGATACTATAATTGCGTTTACAGCCAATGGAACTCCGACGCCGCCTTTTCTCCAAATAGATTTTGAAAGTATTGTAGGGCCGACCGGAGCAACCGGAGCAACTGGAGCAACCGGAGCAACTGGAGCAACCGGAGCAACTGGAGCAACCGGGGCAACCGGAGCAACAGGAGCAACTGGAGCAACCGGGGCAACCGGAGCAACAGGAGCAACCGGAGCAACCGGAGCAACAGGAGCAACCGGAGCAACCGGAGCAACAGGAGCAACAGGAGCAACTGGAGCAACCGGAGCAACCGGAGCAACAGGAGCAACAGGAGCAACCGGGGCAACAGGAGCAACAGGAGATACCGGGGCAACAGGAGCAACAGGAGCAACAGGAGATACCGGGGCAACAGGAGCAACAGGTGATACAGGAGCAACTGGAGCAACAGGAGATACCGGGGCAACAGGAGCAACAGGCGACACTGGAGCAACTGGAGCAACAGGTGATACAGGAGCAACTGGACCGACAGGTGATACAGGAGCAACAGGAGATACCGGAGCAACCGGGGCAACCGGAGATACCGGAGCAACTGGGGCAACCGGCGACACTGGAGCAACCGGCGACACTGGAGCAACCGGAGCAACAGGCGACACAGGAGCAACCGGAGCAACAGGCGACACAGGAGCAACCGGAGCAACAGGCGACACAGGAGCAACCGGAGCAACAGGCGACACAGGAGCAACCGGAGCAACAGGCGACACAGGAGCAACAGGAGCAACAGGCGACACTGGAGCAACCGGGGCAACAGGTGACACCGGACCGACAGGACCAACAGGCGACACTGGAGCAACTGGAGCAACAGGACCGACTGGCGACACAGGAGCAACCGGGGCAACAGGTGACACCGGACCGACAGGACCAACCGGCGACACCGGAGCAACCGGAGCAACAGGACCGACAGGTGATACTGGAGCAACCGGGGCAACCGGAGCAACAGGTGACACTGGAGCAACCGGGGCAACCGGGGCAACCGGGGCAACAGGTGACACTGGACCAACTGGACCAACAGGGCCGTAA
- a CDS encoding phage holin family protein — MDNFFEIVQNWHEKLAISLVISYFSQFQTSILVLVILIMLDTIFGISNAIKQKRFYFSKLKKLFKKLITYFSSIATIRLVEIGVASFIQTSFLTNIISSFLIITESLSILKNLTLLGAPLPSGFSKLIMKYLRIEPLDDLLTSNTNVQSYISEIMDMMDYQVPGIKDEPMKVILKIRLEEWARFITSLDLQFLENNTKDNDLIFFRVASLFNTAEEVINTKIADAGISDECIKTFNNWNEPQFKKWLEGIREVCYSDISPERKKSLIFEKIIVAAYQAIVDVQKGEALLFKNNCKN, encoded by the coding sequence ATGGATAATTTTTTTGAGATAGTACAAAATTGGCATGAAAAACTGGCTATAAGCCTTGTTATTTCGTATTTTTCGCAATTTCAGACATCTATTCTGGTATTGGTTATTTTGATTATGCTGGATACCATTTTCGGTATTTCCAATGCCATAAAACAAAAGAGATTTTATTTTTCAAAACTTAAGAAGCTGTTTAAAAAGCTCATAACCTATTTTTCCTCCATAGCCACTATTAGGCTGGTGGAAATAGGTGTTGCCTCTTTTATACAAACAAGCTTTCTTACCAATATTATTTCCAGCTTTCTTATCATTACGGAATCCTTGAGCATCCTTAAAAACTTAACTTTGTTGGGCGCACCGCTGCCTTCTGGGTTTTCAAAATTAATAATGAAATATTTAAGGATAGAGCCCTTGGATGATCTTTTAACCAGCAATACAAACGTTCAGAGCTATATATCCGAAATAATGGACATGATGGATTATCAGGTGCCGGGTATCAAGGATGAACCCATGAAGGTTATTTTAAAAATAAGGCTGGAGGAATGGGCCAGGTTCATAACCAGCCTGGACCTGCAATTTCTGGAGAACAATACAAAGGATAATGATCTCATATTCTTTCGTGTGGCGAGCTTGTTCAATACCGCTGAAGAGGTAATCAATACAAAGATAGCTGACGCAGGCATATCCGATGAATGTATAAAAACTTTCAATAATTGGAATGAGCCCCAATTCAAAAAATGGCTGGAGGGTATAAGGGAAGTATGCTACAGTGACATTTCCCCCGAAAGAAAGAAATCTTTGATTTTTGAAAAAATAATAGTAGCCGCATATCAGGCAATAGTAGATGTTCAAAAGGGGGAAGCTCTTTTATTTAAAAACAACTGCAAAAATTAA
- a CDS encoding sugar phosphate nucleotidyltransferase, translating into MKGIILAGGTGSRLYPLTKVTNKHLLPIGRYPMIYYPVSKLKEAGIREIAVITGKEHMGAVVNLLGSGYDLGAEFTYRIQDRPGGIAQALGLCRNFVGNDKCVVILGDNIFNESIAYFVEKFKSQDCGARIIIHEVKDPQRFGVAEFNKDRIVSIEEKPKFPKSNFCVTGIYMYDSWVFEAVNTLKPSGRGELEITDVNNWYIKNSCLYYDVFKDWWTDAGTFDSLRTASELAKDMNLADILNRN; encoded by the coding sequence ATGAAGGGCATAATATTAGCCGGCGGAACCGGTTCCAGGCTTTATCCTTTGACAAAGGTGACAAACAAGCATCTCCTTCCCATAGGGAGATATCCTATGATATATTATCCCGTTTCAAAGCTAAAGGAGGCGGGTATCAGAGAAATAGCCGTTATAACAGGCAAAGAGCATATGGGTGCTGTGGTGAATTTGCTGGGCAGCGGATATGATTTAGGAGCTGAATTCACTTATAGAATACAGGACAGGCCGGGGGGAATTGCACAAGCTCTGGGATTATGCAGAAATTTTGTAGGAAATGACAAATGCGTTGTCATACTGGGTGACAATATTTTCAATGAATCAATTGCCTATTTTGTTGAAAAATTCAAATCTCAGGATTGCGGTGCCAGGATAATAATCCATGAGGTTAAAGACCCTCAAAGATTTGGCGTGGCTGAATTTAATAAAGACAGAATAGTGAGTATAGAAGAAAAGCCTAAATTTCCTAAAAGCAATTTTTGCGTGACGGGTATTTATATGTATGACAGTTGGGTTTTTGAAGCGGTAAATACACTGAAGCCTTCCGGCAGAGGGGAGCTTGAGATAACCGACGTAAACAACTGGTATATAAAAAACAGCTGTCTTTATTATGATGTTTTCAAGGATTGGTGGACAGACGCCGGAACCTTCGACTCCCTGCGGACTGCTTCCGAATTGGCAAAGGATATGAATCTGGCTGATATTTTAAATAGAAATTAA
- a CDS encoding class I SAM-dependent methyltransferase, which translates to MESIIWDELWEKWEFQEWDEISEEIYMVLKEEIGELKGKKILEAGSGSGRISLRLALDGASVTLIDFSQKALDISKNYFDKCGVKAEFYNINLKDELPFADNSFDIVWNAGVMEHFTQKEQIKIFKEFSRIAPEVHTFNPNINSFFYRVGKWSAEKNGVWPYGQEFPVETMEYIFKESDMKLQKEYDNAFLDSINFLIFITGGGVLKKRIIQFLNELDENERKKFSDNIGGYLVYSKGIRCKT; encoded by the coding sequence ATGGAGAGCATTATATGGGATGAATTATGGGAAAAGTGGGAGTTCCAGGAGTGGGATGAAATAAGTGAAGAGATATATATGGTTTTGAAAGAAGAGATTGGAGAATTGAAGGGTAAGAAGATACTCGAGGCAGGCAGCGGCAGCGGCAGAATTTCTCTGCGCCTGGCCCTTGACGGAGCGTCTGTAACGCTTATTGACTTTTCACAAAAAGCCCTTGATATAAGCAAAAATTATTTTGATAAATGCGGTGTTAAGGCAGAATTTTATAATATAAATTTAAAAGATGAACTTCCCTTTGCGGATAATTCTTTTGATATAGTATGGAATGCAGGAGTTATGGAACATTTTACTCAAAAAGAGCAAATTAAAATATTTAAGGAATTTTCCAGAATTGCCCCGGAGGTCCACACATTTAATCCTAATATAAACAGCTTTTTTTATAGGGTTGGAAAATGGAGCGCAGAAAAGAATGGCGTATGGCCTTATGGGCAGGAGTTCCCTGTAGAAACAATGGAGTATATTTTCAAAGAATCAGATATGAAACTGCAGAAAGAATATGATAATGCATTTTTAGATTCTATAAATTTTCTTATCTTTATAACCGGAGGAGGCGTACTAAAAAAAAGAATCATACAGTTCTTGAATGAGCTGGATGAAAATGAAAGAAAGAAATTTTCAGATAATATAGGAGGATACCTGGTATATTCAAAGGGTATAAGATGTAAGACATAA
- a CDS encoding class I SAM-dependent methyltransferase produces the protein MTVNSDYTELSQLIISVQSEIVDSCENLHYRKFYMQEERDYWDSISKWMYEEKDKRKIDKCLDIGCGYGTLLIIAQKIYGSDIYGIDFLDSYLSKDIIEKYNLNFKICNAETDTLPWECRFDIIFLTEVIEHFNFNVIPTLIKIRESLSDDGVFYLSTPDAEWYGKITEYYKDYKDMPSAEKNIPTKDCHIYVFNKNELLEIFNDVGFEVEDYQLTNMHHFNFKLRKKGS, from the coding sequence ATGACTGTTAATTCCGATTATACAGAACTATCTCAACTAATAATATCGGTACAATCTGAAATAGTGGACTCATGTGAAAATTTGCATTACAGGAAATTTTATATGCAGGAAGAAAGAGACTATTGGGATAGTATATCGAAGTGGATGTATGAGGAAAAGGATAAAAGGAAAATAGATAAATGCCTTGATATAGGGTGTGGATACGGTACATTGCTGATTATTGCGCAAAAAATATATGGAAGCGATATATATGGAATTGATTTCTTGGACTCCTATTTAAGCAAAGATATAATAGAAAAATATAATTTGAATTTTAAAATATGCAACGCTGAAACGGATACCCTTCCATGGGAGTGCAGGTTTGATATTATATTTTTGACAGAGGTCATAGAGCATTTTAACTTCAATGTAATACCCACATTGATAAAAATAAGAGAAAGTCTTTCAGATGACGGAGTATTTTACCTGAGTACACCGGATGCAGAGTGGTATGGGAAAATTACAGAGTATTATAAAGACTATAAGGATATGCCCTCCGCTGAAAAAAACATTCCTACGAAGGATTGTCATATATATGTGTTTAACAAAAATGAATTGTTGGAAATATTCAATGATGTCGGGTTTGAAGTAGAAGATTATCAATTAACAAATATGCATCATTTCAATTTTAAGCTCAGAAAAAAAGGGAGCTGA
- a CDS encoding glycosyltransferase — MSRRNFNFNEYPPQYNDIKDVFLPLSLFKRLSQENSLEDKGNSKISTDLNDLSKDTVIIYPPTIDWHWMKQRPQQLMEQFARHGFEVYFCSLKQSENISNTLIEPNLYLVHDNKKFITDTIPSLKRKGKRILIWVSWSKLCIFLEQYRPDFIIYDYLDDFAHWALYLDIMVNRADMVVATSGILKRQIEKKYPYKPNYLIPNGCDIRHFQKFRNETPEKPKEFSNHNGPIICYVGAWASWVDHELVKKIARTYPHALLVTLGVEFSPRVDNRFITNIKHLGHIPYDDLPRYLYYADICIIPFKINDITLATNPIKMYEYLAAGKPVVSSNLPEARNIPYVSIGKDHRSFIQQVGNNLSHSVRFDIKEVNNWLMQHTWECRYESIVQAVSCNLKNK, encoded by the coding sequence ATGAGCAGACGAAATTTTAATTTCAATGAGTATCCGCCTCAATATAATGATATAAAAGATGTCTTTCTTCCGCTTTCCTTATTTAAGAGGTTATCCCAGGAAAATTCTTTAGAAGATAAAGGAAACAGTAAAATAAGCACTGATTTGAATGATTTATCAAAGGATACAGTAATTATCTATCCGCCCACCATCGACTGGCACTGGATGAAACAAAGGCCTCAGCAGCTTATGGAGCAATTTGCCCGGCATGGATTTGAAGTGTATTTCTGCAGTTTAAAGCAGTCTGAAAATATAAGTAATACCCTTATTGAGCCAAATTTATATCTGGTACATGATAATAAAAAATTCATTACCGATACCATACCTTCTTTAAAGAGAAAAGGCAAGAGGATTTTGATATGGGTATCCTGGTCTAAACTTTGCATATTCTTGGAGCAATATCGACCGGATTTTATCATATACGATTATCTGGATGATTTCGCACATTGGGCATTGTATCTGGATATAATGGTAAATCGTGCCGATATGGTGGTGGCTACCTCAGGCATTTTAAAAAGGCAGATTGAAAAAAAATATCCTTACAAACCCAATTATTTAATTCCAAATGGATGCGATATAAGGCATTTTCAGAAATTCAGAAATGAAACTCCCGAGAAGCCAAAGGAATTCTCAAACCACAACGGGCCTATCATATGCTATGTAGGGGCCTGGGCATCCTGGGTGGACCATGAACTAGTAAAGAAAATTGCACGGACTTACCCCCATGCATTACTGGTTACATTAGGAGTGGAATTCTCGCCAAGGGTGGATAACAGATTCATAACCAATATAAAACATCTGGGACATATACCTTATGATGATCTGCCAAGATATTTGTATTATGCTGACATATGCATAATACCTTTTAAGATAAATGATATAACCCTTGCAACAAATCCCATAAAAATGTACGAATATCTGGCTGCTGGTAAGCCCGTAGTATCTTCAAATTTACCGGAGGCAAGGAATATACCTTATGTATCCATTGGAAAAGACCACAGGTCCTTTATTCAGCAGGTAGGCAATAATCTCTCACATTCGGTACGGTTTGATATAAAGGAAGTAAATAACTGGTTGATGCAGCATACATGGGAATGTCGGTATGAAAGCATAGTGCAGGCAGTCAGCTGCAACTTGAAAAATAAATAA
- a CDS encoding glycosyltransferase family 2 protein, with protein MIVKNEEKTLKRCLDSVNEAVDEIIIVDTGSGDKTKEIALKYTDKIFDFQWINDFSAARNYAFSKATKEYILWLDADDVIDDEDRKKLIALKNAMDSSVDSVTMNYNLAYDKNGNVTSSLRRNRLVRRACHFKWIGAVHEYLAVYGNIINSDIAVIHESIEHESDRNIKIYEERLNKGEEFSPRDLYYYANELRDHGTFDKAAEFYEKFLNTGQGWVEDNIGACGKLADCYYNLKDRSRELMYTLKSFEYDSPRAEFCCRLGYYFLNLSKYREAIFWYKLASELEKPKESWGQMNHSCWTWLPHLQLCVCYDRLGEHELASRHNELAAQYIPDDPRIDFNRKYFENKLKK; from the coding sequence ATGATAGTAAAGAATGAGGAAAAGACTCTGAAACGCTGCCTTGATTCTGTAAACGAAGCTGTGGATGAAATAATCATCGTCGATACGGGTTCTGGAGATAAAACCAAAGAAATCGCTTTAAAATATACGGATAAGATATTTGATTTTCAATGGATAAATGATTTTTCTGCTGCAAGGAATTATGCTTTTTCCAAGGCCACAAAAGAGTATATATTGTGGCTGGATGCAGACGATGTAATTGATGATGAAGATAGGAAAAAGCTGATTGCATTGAAAAATGCCATGGACTCATCAGTGGATTCTGTGACAATGAATTATAACCTGGCATATGACAAAAACGGTAATGTTACTTCCAGCTTAAGGCGAAATCGGCTTGTCAGGAGAGCCTGCCATTTTAAATGGATAGGTGCTGTCCATGAATACCTTGCTGTTTATGGCAATATTATAAACTCTGATATTGCTGTAATCCATGAAAGTATTGAGCATGAGTCTGACAGAAATATAAAAATATACGAGGAAAGGCTCAATAAGGGAGAAGAATTTTCACCAAGGGATTTATATTATTATGCCAATGAATTGAGGGATCACGGCACATTTGATAAAGCGGCAGAATTTTATGAGAAATTTCTCAATACCGGACAGGGATGGGTAGAGGACAATATTGGAGCATGTGGTAAGCTTGCAGATTGCTATTATAATTTGAAAGATAGAAGCAGGGAATTGATGTATACTCTTAAATCCTTTGAATATGACAGCCCCAGGGCAGAATTTTGCTGCCGCCTGGGATATTATTTCTTAAACTTAAGCAAGTACAGAGAAGCAATTTTCTGGTATAAACTTGCATCAGAGTTGGAAAAACCAAAAGAAAGCTGGGGCCAGATGAATCATTCCTGTTGGACGTGGCTTCCTCATTTACAGCTTTGCGTATGTTACGATAGATTAGGGGAACATGAGCTTGCCTCCAGGCATAATGAGCTTGCTGCCCAATATATACCCGATGATCCAAGAATAGACTTTAATAGAAAATATTTTGAGAATAAACTAAAAAAGTAA
- a CDS encoding methyltransferase domain-containing protein: MKTSIIILAYDKLDYTKLCIESIRKYTNPGEYEIIVAGEKPNIDTKSWFKEQNDIVTIFNEDNMKFSRVINDGIKIASGDNILLLDNDTVVTPRWLDNLTTCLYNLKKNGAVGAVTNSGPYYQVIDAACKNVDEAADFAEQYNRSNPDLWEEKLRLNGFCLLIKKEVIDKVGLLDERFTPGICEADDYSFRIRIAGYSLVLCKDTFIYHFNTNIFNYQLIVENEKKFEEKWKFNLRYSTGVRQEIINLIDTPKDKKINVLEIGCACGGTLLKIRDIYKNADIYGIELNIGAAQIAQSFAEIKKGDIENEPLDYPDNFFDYIIFADVLEHLNNPWVVLTNIKKCIKPEGCVLASIPNIMHYSVLRGLINGYWTYEEAGILDRTHLRFFTLNEIDKMFKDTGYQILACFWTLLYKTAADENFISQLNELTGKNLTSQYEAYQYIIKAKNIAGVEDTLSKALTETNIKEDKNANRDLKFLLRRIENGVKTQESMEKVIELINNKKYMDDIVAVIMNDIIEREKIISLVWLECCKYGLFDNAMELRKKYHAY; encoded by the coding sequence ATGAAGACTAGCATTATCATATTAGCTTACGATAAGCTTGATTATACTAAATTATGCATAGAAAGTATCAGGAAATATACAAATCCAGGGGAATATGAAATTATTGTAGCTGGTGAGAAGCCCAATATTGACACAAAAAGTTGGTTCAAGGAGCAAAACGATATAGTAACAATATTTAATGAAGATAATATGAAATTTAGCAGGGTGATTAATGATGGAATAAAAATTGCGTCTGGAGATAATATTTTGCTTTTAGATAATGATACTGTAGTTACACCAAGATGGCTGGATAATTTAACAACATGCCTATATAATTTGAAAAAAAATGGAGCCGTTGGTGCAGTGACAAATAGTGGACCCTATTATCAAGTAATCGATGCAGCCTGTAAAAATGTTGATGAGGCAGCTGATTTTGCAGAGCAGTATAATAGATCAAACCCTGATTTGTGGGAAGAAAAACTTAGACTTAATGGATTCTGCCTATTGATTAAAAAGGAAGTTATCGATAAGGTAGGTTTGCTGGATGAAAGATTTACACCAGGTATCTGTGAGGCTGATGATTATTCTTTCAGAATAAGGATAGCGGGATATTCATTGGTACTTTGCAAGGATACATTTATCTATCATTTTAATACGAATATTTTCAATTATCAGCTTATAGTTGAAAATGAAAAAAAATTCGAGGAAAAGTGGAAGTTTAATTTAAGGTATTCAACGGGTGTAAGGCAGGAAATTATTAATTTAATAGATACTCCAAAAGATAAAAAAATTAATGTTTTGGAAATAGGATGCGCCTGTGGTGGCACACTTCTTAAAATCAGGGATATATATAAAAATGCCGATATATACGGTATTGAACTAAATATAGGAGCGGCACAAATCGCTCAATCTTTTGCTGAAATCAAAAAAGGAGATATAGAAAATGAACCATTGGATTATCCAGATAATTTTTTTGATTATATAATATTTGCGGATGTCCTGGAGCATTTGAATAATCCATGGGTCGTTTTAACAAATATTAAAAAATGTATAAAGCCGGAAGGATGCGTACTGGCCAGCATTCCTAATATTATGCATTATAGTGTATTGAGAGGGCTGATAAATGGATACTGGACATATGAAGAAGCAGGAATACTTGACAGGACGCATTTAAGATTTTTTACTTTGAACGAGATTGATAAAATGTTTAAGGATACCGGATATCAGATATTAGCTTGTTTCTGGACTTTATTATATAAAACGGCGGCTGATGAGAATTTTATAAGTCAGTTAAATGAGCTGACAGGTAAAAATCTGACTTCACAATATGAGGCATACCAATATATTATAAAAGCTAAAAATATAGCCGGTGTTGAAGATACGTTGTCAAAGGCACTGACAGAAACTAATATAAAAGAAGATAAGAATGCAAATAGGGATTTGAAGTTTTTACTAAGAAGGATAGAAAATGGAGTAAAAACACAGGAAAGCATGGAGAAGGTAATTGAGTTGATTAATAATAAAAAATATATGGATGATATTGTTGCTGTGATCATGAATGACATAATAGAAAGAGAAAAGATAATATCCCTTGTATGGCTGGAATGCTGTAAATATGGATTATTTGACAATGCCATGGAGCTGCGGAAAAAATATCATGCATATTAG
- a CDS encoding glycosyltransferase family protein codes for MDYLTMPWSCGKNIMHISKQNIWKVKERKNVNNEKKICFICCVNDEVLYEEAMQYINCMEIPEEYEVENIYIKDGISITDSYNKAMKESDAKYKIYMHQDVFIINKEFVKNIISIFKSDDNIGMIGVAGSKTIPSNGIWWESQYRYGKVYGNTSGRMQILKFTEVENEYEEVKCIDGLLMITQYDIPWRSDKFNGWHFYDISQSLEFRKLGYKVVIPKQSKPWCIHDSGIVTIGSEYEKNKSIFIGEYSQYLNVL; via the coding sequence ATGGATTATTTGACAATGCCATGGAGCTGCGGAAAAAATATCATGCATATTAGCAAGCAAAATATATGGAAAGTCAAGGAGAGGAAAAATGTGAATAATGAAAAAAAGATATGTTTTATTTGCTGTGTAAATGACGAAGTATTATATGAAGAGGCTATGCAATATATAAATTGCATGGAAATCCCTGAAGAATATGAAGTTGAAAATATTTATATTAAAGACGGTATATCAATAACCGATTCTTATAATAAGGCAATGAAAGAATCGGATGCTAAATATAAAATATATATGCATCAGGATGTATTTATTATCAACAAGGAATTCGTTAAAAATATTATCAGCATTTTTAAAAGCGATGATAATATAGGAATGATTGGAGTAGCAGGATCAAAAACCATACCTTCCAACGGGATATGGTGGGAGTCACAGTATAGATATGGTAAAGTGTATGGCAATACTAGCGGAAGAATGCAGATATTAAAATTTACTGAAGTAGAAAATGAATATGAAGAGGTAAAATGTATTGACGGTTTATTAATGATTACTCAATATGATATACCATGGAGAAGCGATAAATTTAATGGCTGGCACTTTTATGATATTTCACAGAGTTTAGAGTTCAGAAAATTAGGATATAAAGTTGTCATACCGAAGCAAAGTAAACCATGGTGTATCCATGATTCAGGCATTGTTACTATCGGTTCTGAATATGAAAAAAATAAGAGTATTTTTATTGGGGAATATTCTCAATATTTAAATGTGCTATAA